The Cytobacillus oceanisediminis genomic interval TGAAACCTTATATCGTTTTGGATGCAGATTCATAGAGCCTTCAGAAGGGTATCTTGCATGCGGCTATGTTGGAAAAGGCAGGCTGGAAGAACCAGAGAAAATTACAGAAACAATTGGAGAATTTTTTAAGCCTTCCAGGTTGGAGCTAACTGGCCGGAAAGTGGTCATAACTGCCGGCCCAACAAGGGAAAAAATTGATCCTGTCCGTTATATTACAAACCATTCTTCGGGTAAAATGGGCTATGCAATTGCGGAAGCAGCTGTATCTGCAGGAGCTGAAGTTGTATTGATATCCGGTCCGGTTACAATTAATGCTCCTGCTGGCTTAAAACTGATAAAGGTAGAATCTGCTGAGGAAATGTATCAAGCGGCAATAAGCGAATTTCATCGTGCGGATGTTGTCATTAAGACCGCTGCAGTCTCCGATTATCGTCCAAAGGTGACTTCTGAGCAAAAAATGAAAAAACAGCCTGGGGATGAAGTATTGGAGCTTGAAAGAACAAAAGATATATTATTCGAACTGGGACAAAAAAAGAAGAAGCAAATCCTTATAGGGTTTGCGGCTGAAACCGAACAGGTTGATGAGTATGCACAAGGCAAACTAAAGAGGAAAAATGCCGATCTGATCGTTGCCAATAATGTAACTTCTGAAGGCGCAGGCTTTGGAACAGACACTAATATTGTTACATTTTTTAAAAAAGATGGGTCTTCGGAAAAGCTTCCGCTTATGTCAAAAAAGGATGTTGCTGTAAAAATTCTTGAAGAAGCTGCGATTTTGCTAAAGGATGAGCATGAATGAATATTGCGAGTGTAATTGTCGATGTACCTGCCAAACAGACTGACCGGGCATTTGACTACAAAATACCCTCTCATCTGAAAGGTGTCATTCTCCCCGGCATGAGGGTTGTTGTTCCATTTGGACCAAGGAAGATCCAGGGGTTTGTAACAGCATTAAAAGCAGAGTCGGATTTTCAGCAGCTAAAATCCATTTCAGAGCCGATGGACTTAAATCCAGTCCTTAACCAAGAGCTTTTAACTCTTGGTGAATGGCTTACAGAAAAAACATTATGCTATAAAATCTCTGCCTTTCAGGCAATGCTGCCTGCAGCATTGAAGGCAAAATACGAAAAGAAGCTTGTAATGGCAAAAAATGCATATAGTAAAGTGCTTCCTGAAAAAGTATGTACTCTCTTCCAGAAAACTGAAGAAATTACATGGGATGATGCAGTTAAGAGCGGAGCTTTGTCGCTTCTTCAAAGGGAAGCATCCCAAGGAAATATCGAAATTATATACCAAGTAAAAGAACGAGTGAAAAAGAAAAAAATAAAGCAGGTATTCGCAGCGGCGGCCCCTAATAATCTTGCTGATTACCTTCAACAGCTTCCAGGCAACGCAACCAAACAGAAAGAAGTGATTGAGTATTTTCTTCATGAGGAGGGACCGGTCGATCAGAAAGAGTTATTTTCCTTGCTTGGAATAACCTCGTCCACCATAAAAGGGCTTATGCAAAAAGGGCTGCTTGGCCAGAGGGACGTGGAAATTTACCGAAACCCATTTGGAGACCGTGAATTCGAAAGAACTGAACCGCTCTCATTGACCGATGGACAGAGAAAGGCCATAATCCCCATCCTTAATTCTATTGAAGATAACAGGCATGAAACTTTTTTGCTTTATGGGGTAACAGGAAGCGGAAAAACTGAGGTGTATCTGCAATCCATTCAGCGAGTGCTTGAGGATGGCAAAGAAGCCATTGTCCTTGTTCCTGAGATTTCCTTAACTCCTCAGATGGTCAAACGCTTTAAGGGCAGGTTTGGCAATCAGGTTGCCGTAATGCACAGCGGCCTTTCAGCGGGAGAAAAGTATGATGAATGGAGAAAGATTCAGCGGAAGGAAGTCAAGGTTGTTGTTGGAGCGCGGTCGGCTATCTTTGCCCCTTTTGAAAACCTCGGAATCATTATCATTGATGAAGAGCACGAAACCAGCTATAAGCAGGAAGAAAACCCAAGATACCATGCAAGGGATGTCGCCATCGAAAGAGCGGGAAATCATAAATGTCCTGTGGTGCTTGGCAGTGCAACTCCCTCATTGGAATCTTTTGCACGAGCACACAAAGGAGTTTACCGTCTCCTCACTCTCGAAAATAGAATGAACAATCAGGCTCTCCCTTCCGTTGATATCATCGATATGCGGGAAGAGCTGCGTGAAGGAAACCGCTCGATGTTCTCAAGGAAGCTCCTCGAAAAAGTTAAAGACCGTCTCGGGAAAAAAGAGCAGATCGTATTATTTTTAAATAAAAGAGGGCATTCCTCATTTGTTATGTGCAGGGACTGCGGATATGTTATTAATTGTCCTCATTGTGATATATCTTTGACTTATCATCGGTATAACCAGCAGATGAAATGCCATTACTGCGGCTATGAGGCACCCGTTCCGAATGCATGCCCGGAATGTGAAAGTGAGCATATCCGTTATTTTGGAACCGGCACTCAGAAAGTGGAAGAGGAATTGGCAAAAATTCTACCGGAAGCGAAGGTAATCCGGATGGATGTCGACACAACCAGCAGGAAGGGAGCACATGAAAAGCTCCTTGATCAATTCCAGGAAGGGCATGCAGATATTCTTCTTGGGACTCAAATGATTGCTAAAGGCCTTGATTTCCCCAATATTACCTTAGTAGGCGTGCTCTCGGCAGACACGATGCTGCACCTGCCTGATTTCCGCTCTTCTGAAAAAACCTTTCAGCTTCTGACTCAGGTAAGCGGGCGTGCTGGGAGGCATGAATTGGAGGGGGAGGTAATTATTCAGACCTACACTCCTGAACATTATAGTATTGAGCTGGCGGGGGAGCAGGATTACGATAAATTTTATGAAAGAGAAATGATGGTCCGCAAAATTCATAGATATCCCCCTTTCTACTATATATCCCTTGTTACCGTCAGCCACGAGGAATTAATGAAGGCTGTTTCGGTAACTGAGAAGATCACGCAGTACATTCAGTCAAAATTATCTGCAGAGAGCATAGTCCTTGGTCCGGTTGCATCGCCGATACCGCGGATCAATAATAGATATCGGTATCAATGTCTGATAAAATACAAGCGGGAGCCGGAACTTGGCCAAGCGCTGAAGAAAATCCTGGATAATTATCAGCAGGATATTTCAACTGGGGGCCTATCCGTCTCCATTGACCTGAATCCATATATTTTAATGTAGTTTCTTAAAGCTGAATAAGATTAGTTTGTTTGAACTTTGAGAACTGTTGGCCCCGCAAGGAACGCTTCGACAGCTTCATATCGCACGACTAAAAGCGTCAGCTTTTTAGGAGGAGCGGCTCAAGAGCTTCCGCTTTTGTGGTTATGAATAAACCCAAATTGGTTGAAAATAGATAAAAATGGAGGAAATGTTTTGGCGGTAAAAAAAATTGTAACTTATCCGGCTGAGATTCTGGAGGCAGAATGCGAACCCGTTAAGGTGTTTGATAAGAAGCTGGGCAAATTGTTAAATGATATGTATGATACGATGATCGAATTCGATGGTGTCGGGCTTGCTGCTCCGCAAATCGGGATTAGCAGGCAAATTGCCATTGTTGATATAGATGATGATTTTGGAACAATTGAAATGATTAATCCGAAAATCCTTGAAACGAATGGGGAACAGACAGGCCCTGAAGGGTGCCTTAGCTTTCCTGGGTTATATGGTGAAGTAACAAGGCCTGAATATGTAAAAATCAAGGCGCAGGATCGCAAAGGGAAATATTTTACCTTCGAGGCTGAGGATTTCCTGGCAAGAGCGATCCTCCATGAAATTGATCATTTGCATGGGGTGCTATTTACTTCAAAAGTTACAAGATACTTGAACGAAGAAGAGTTGGAAGGATTGGAAGCTGAATGACAAAAATCGTATTTATGGGCACACCCGATTTCTCAGTGCCTGTACTGAAGCAAATAATAGAGGACGGATATGAAGTAATCGGAGTGGTTACTCAGCCTGACAGGCCTGTTGGAAGAAAAAAAGTCCTTACTCCTCCGCCTGTAAAAGTCGAAGCTGAAAAACAGGGCATTCCTGTGTATCAGCCCGAAAAAATCCGCCAGCCAGAAGAACTGGAGAAAGTTCTTGCTCTTAAGCCTGACCTGGTTGTCACGGCTGCGTTTGGTCAAATTTTGCCGAAGGAGCTTTTGGATGCACCCAAGTTCGGATGCATAAATGTACATGCATCATTGCTTCCTGAATTGCGCGGCGGTGCACCCATTCATTACTCCATTCTGCAGGGGAAAGAAAAAACAGGAATCACCATTATGTATATGGCAGAGAAGCTTGATGCCGGCGATATTTTAACACAAGTGGAAGTGCCGATTATGGAAAGAGATACAGTTGGCACTCTTCACGATAAACTTAGCGCTGCTGGGTCAAAGCTTCTATCTGAAACACTGCCAAAGCTCCTGAATGGTGAACTCACTCCCATCAGGCAAAATGATGAAGAAGCCACTTTTGCTTATAACATTAAAAGAGAACAGGAAAAAATCGACTGGGGCAAAACTGGAGAAGAAATCTATAACCACATTAGAGGGTTAAACCCATGGCCGGTTGCTTATACAACTTTTGACGGCAAAGTGATTAAAATCTGGAATTCGGAGAAGGTCAAATCTGCTGAAAGCAAAGAACCGGGAACAATTATCACGCTTGAGGAAGATGGAATCGTTGTGGCAGCAGGGAATGAGACAGCCATTAAAATTACTGAACTGCAGCCTTCCGGAAAGAAAAAGATGCCAGCAGAACAATTTTTAAGAGGCTCAGGGTCCCATCTAACTGCCGGCGGCCGTTTGGGAGACACCGAATGAAAAAGCTAAAAAAGAAAAATGTAAGAGAAACTGCACTGGAACTTCTTGAAGCCATTGAAAAAAATCAGTCCTACAGCAATCTTTTACTGAATAACGCCATAAAAAAGAACGAAATTGACCAGAAGGATATCGGGCTTCTTACTGAGCTGACTTATGGTACCCTTCAGCGCCGGATGACACTCGATTTTTACCTGCAGCCGTTTTTGGCAGGCAATAAAAAAATTGAAAGCTGGGTAAACCAGCTCTTAAGACTGACTCTGTATCAGATGGTTTTTCTTGATAAAATTCCCGACCGCGCAGCTATTTTCGAGGCAGTAGAAATAGCAAAACGATGGGGGCATAAAGGAA includes:
- the def gene encoding peptide deformylase — protein: MAVKKIVTYPAEILEAECEPVKVFDKKLGKLLNDMYDTMIEFDGVGLAAPQIGISRQIAIVDIDDDFGTIEMINPKILETNGEQTGPEGCLSFPGLYGEVTRPEYVKIKAQDRKGKYFTFEAEDFLARAILHEIDHLHGVLFTSKVTRYLNEEELEGLEAE
- the priA gene encoding primosomal protein N' gives rise to the protein MNIASVIVDVPAKQTDRAFDYKIPSHLKGVILPGMRVVVPFGPRKIQGFVTALKAESDFQQLKSISEPMDLNPVLNQELLTLGEWLTEKTLCYKISAFQAMLPAALKAKYEKKLVMAKNAYSKVLPEKVCTLFQKTEEITWDDAVKSGALSLLQREASQGNIEIIYQVKERVKKKKIKQVFAAAAPNNLADYLQQLPGNATKQKEVIEYFLHEEGPVDQKELFSLLGITSSTIKGLMQKGLLGQRDVEIYRNPFGDREFERTEPLSLTDGQRKAIIPILNSIEDNRHETFLLYGVTGSGKTEVYLQSIQRVLEDGKEAIVLVPEISLTPQMVKRFKGRFGNQVAVMHSGLSAGEKYDEWRKIQRKEVKVVVGARSAIFAPFENLGIIIIDEEHETSYKQEENPRYHARDVAIERAGNHKCPVVLGSATPSLESFARAHKGVYRLLTLENRMNNQALPSVDIIDMREELREGNRSMFSRKLLEKVKDRLGKKEQIVLFLNKRGHSSFVMCRDCGYVINCPHCDISLTYHRYNQQMKCHYCGYEAPVPNACPECESEHIRYFGTGTQKVEEELAKILPEAKVIRMDVDTTSRKGAHEKLLDQFQEGHADILLGTQMIAKGLDFPNITLVGVLSADTMLHLPDFRSSEKTFQLLTQVSGRAGRHELEGEVIIQTYTPEHYSIELAGEQDYDKFYEREMMVRKIHRYPPFYYISLVTVSHEELMKAVSVTEKITQYIQSKLSAESIVLGPVASPIPRINNRYRYQCLIKYKREPELGQALKKILDNYQQDISTGGLSVSIDLNPYILM
- the coaBC gene encoding bifunctional phosphopantothenoylcysteine decarboxylase/phosphopantothenate--cysteine ligase CoaBC, giving the protein MLTGKKILLCVTGGIAVYKAAALTSKLTQAGAQVKVILSESAAKFVAPLTFQALSKHDVYTDTFDEKDSKVIAHIDLADWADLILVAPATANVIGKLANGIADNMITTTLLAASSPIWIAPAMNVHMYSHPAVQKNIETLYRFGCRFIEPSEGYLACGYVGKGRLEEPEKITETIGEFFKPSRLELTGRKVVITAGPTREKIDPVRYITNHSSGKMGYAIAEAAVSAGAEVVLISGPVTINAPAGLKLIKVESAEEMYQAAISEFHRADVVIKTAAVSDYRPKVTSEQKMKKQPGDEVLELERTKDILFELGQKKKKQILIGFAAETEQVDEYAQGKLKRKNADLIVANNVTSEGAGFGTDTNIVTFFKKDGSSEKLPLMSKKDVAVKILEEAAILLKDEHE
- the fmt gene encoding methionyl-tRNA formyltransferase, with the protein product MTKIVFMGTPDFSVPVLKQIIEDGYEVIGVVTQPDRPVGRKKVLTPPPVKVEAEKQGIPVYQPEKIRQPEELEKVLALKPDLVVTAAFGQILPKELLDAPKFGCINVHASLLPELRGGAPIHYSILQGKEKTGITIMYMAEKLDAGDILTQVEVPIMERDTVGTLHDKLSAAGSKLLSETLPKLLNGELTPIRQNDEEATFAYNIKREQEKIDWGKTGEEIYNHIRGLNPWPVAYTTFDGKVIKIWNSEKVKSAESKEPGTIITLEEDGIVVAAGNETAIKITELQPSGKKKMPAEQFLRGSGSHLTAGGRLGDTE